In the genome of Deltaproteobacteria bacterium, the window CGACCTCGCGGAGGAAGACGTCGAGCCGCTCGTGGTTCCGCTGCTTGTGGACGCTCTTCTCGGCGCCGTAGCGCAGCTCGGCGACCGCCACCGAGCTGACGCGCAGGTCGTCGGGGGCAGCAGCCTGCAACCGCCGGGTCACGGCCGGGTAGCGGCCGGTCAGGTAGTCGACGCAGACGTTCGTGTCGAGCAGGTACTTCATGGGTCAGTCGAGGTCCGGGCCGGGCTCGGCCGGCGGCGGCTCGCCGGGATACGGGAAGTCGGCGGCGCTGCCCGCCAGGTCGAGGAACACGCGGCTCCATCGCCGCCGGGCCGGCTCGAGGATCACGCGCGGTCCCTCGCGCGAGATCAGCACCTCGCGTTGGTTCTCGAAGCGGTAGGCCTTGGGCAACCGCACCGCCTGGCTGCCGCCGCTGGTGAAGAGCTTCGCGCGCTCCTTCATGATGGCCGTCCTCCTGGCTCACCGTATATACGTGAAGTAGATACAGAGCGGCAACCCGCGGGAGCGCGGGCACGGAGGTTCCAGCCGGGTCTCCCACGCGCACCTGCTTGACCCGTGGTCTCGGTTCCCCGAGACTCCGCCCATGGCGAACCCGCCGGCGTTCGAGACGTTGGCCGTGCACGCCGGGCAGGAGCCCGATCCGGTCAGCGGCGCGGTGATGGAGCCGATCGTCCTGGCGACGACCTTCGCGCAGCCGGAGCCGGGGAAGCCCCTGCGCTTCGACTACTCGCGCAGCGGCAACCCGACGCGCGCGGCGCTCGAGGCGTGCCTGGCCGCGCTGGAGGGCG includes:
- a CDS encoding AbrB/MazE/SpoVT family DNA-binding domain-containing protein, whose protein sequence is MKERAKLFTSGGSQAVRLPKAYRFENQREVLISREGPRVILEPARRRWSRVFLDLAGSAADFPYPGEPPPAEPGPDLD
- a CDS encoding type II toxin-antitoxin system VapC family toxin yields the protein MKYLLDTNVCVDYLTGRYPAVTRRLQAAAPDDLRVSSVAVAELRYGAEKSVHKQRNHERLDVFLREV